A window of the Candidatus Angelobacter sp. genome harbors these coding sequences:
- a CDS encoding aldehyde dehydrogenase family protein, translated as MVKIPVLRWGQPYESLELDNVIHFVTGETLARVSQANPGLLARDMKKAKRAREVLREIPIPQLVRMMKKAADLYKDVTLPMGDGQQSPDDFARQQSASTGLPEHMCKANMAKNHFVLSNMDRILDCLTRGLPLEVLTRGYGEEGRGVVVSYQAQSPVLGLVLPSNSPGVHTLWLPVIPMQVGLVLKPGPQEPWTPYRMAAAFFEAGVPREAIGVYPGGAEMGAEVVSKVQRVKIFGSTETVKRYHGNPCVQVHGPGFSKIILGDDEVDNWPKYIDLMVDSVYLNSGRGCINCSGVWASRHTKEIAQALAERLGPIDVKPPEDPTAGLAAFTVSGQAQAIHAGILEKMKEDGVTDMTAKFGPRLVEKERCAYLRSWVIHADSPDRKIAQTEYMFPYVTVVQCPQGEMIKKIGQTLVCSAITNDKAWSQQLIEATNIDRLNIGPIPTIKLDWLQPHEGNIVDFLFRARAFQTTPDRLKA; from the coding sequence ATGGTCAAAATACCTGTGCTCCGATGGGGCCAACCCTACGAGAGTCTCGAACTCGACAACGTCATCCACTTCGTAACCGGCGAAACGCTTGCCCGGGTCAGCCAGGCCAACCCCGGTCTTCTAGCCAGGGACATGAAAAAGGCGAAACGCGCCCGCGAGGTGTTGCGCGAGATTCCCATCCCGCAGCTTGTCCGGATGATGAAGAAGGCCGCTGATCTTTACAAAGACGTCACGTTGCCGATGGGAGATGGCCAGCAGTCGCCCGATGATTTCGCCCGGCAACAATCGGCATCCACCGGCCTGCCCGAGCACATGTGCAAGGCGAACATGGCCAAAAACCATTTTGTGCTGTCGAACATGGACCGAATTCTCGATTGCCTCACGCGCGGTCTGCCGCTCGAGGTTCTCACACGCGGTTACGGCGAGGAAGGACGCGGTGTTGTGGTCAGTTATCAAGCACAGTCGCCGGTGCTGGGCCTAGTGCTGCCTTCGAATTCTCCGGGCGTTCATACGCTCTGGCTGCCGGTGATTCCGATGCAGGTCGGACTCGTCCTGAAGCCCGGTCCGCAGGAGCCGTGGACGCCGTACCGGATGGCGGCGGCGTTTTTCGAGGCCGGTGTGCCGCGCGAAGCGATCGGAGTTTATCCCGGCGGCGCGGAGATGGGCGCCGAAGTCGTCAGCAAGGTCCAGCGAGTGAAAATCTTTGGCAGCACCGAGACAGTGAAGCGCTATCATGGCAATCCCTGCGTGCAGGTCCACGGGCCGGGCTTCAGCAAAATCATTCTCGGCGACGACGAAGTGGACAACTGGCCGAAGTACATCGACCTCATGGTGGACAGCGTTTATCTGAACAGCGGCCGCGGCTGCATCAATTGTTCCGGAGTATGGGCCTCACGCCACACGAAGGAAATCGCGCAGGCACTCGCGGAGCGGCTCGGTCCGATCGATGTGAAACCCCCTGAAGACCCGACCGCGGGTCTGGCTGCATTCACGGTGTCCGGACAGGCGCAGGCGATCCACGCGGGCATCCTGGAGAAGATGAAAGAGGACGGTGTGACGGACATGACGGCTAAGTTCGGCCCGCGCCTGGTCGAGAAGGAACGTTGCGCTTATTTGCGGTCGTGGGTGATTCACGCCGATTCGCCTGATCGAAAGATTGCCCAAACGGAATACATGTTTCCTTACGTGACGGTCGTGCAATGTCCGCAGGGCGAGATGATCAAAAAAATCGGCCAGACGCTGGTGTGCAGCGCCATCACGAATGACAAAGCGTGGAGTCAGCAACTCATCGAAGCCACGAACATCGACCGCCTGAACATCGGCCCCATCCCAACCATCAAACTCGACTGGCTCCAGCCGCACGAGGGAAACATCGTCGATTTTCTGTTTCGGGCGCGGGCGTTCCAGACAACTCCGGACAGGCTGAAGGCGTAA